In Ovis aries strain OAR_USU_Benz2616 breed Rambouillet chromosome 14, ARS-UI_Ramb_v3.0, whole genome shotgun sequence, a single genomic region encodes these proteins:
- the BSP5 gene encoding binder of sperm 5 isoform X1 encodes MAPRLGLFLIWAGVPVFLQLHPVNGAISSAPAFLLDEPLPDVYDLPETPTTTPSYTIAGAQVEKPHEDDSPPCAFPFTYKRRIYYKCTSVNSEREWCSLDEDYVGRWKICSDGDRPKCHFPFIYRDKRYFRCTTEGSAFGLAWCSLTEYFEREYAWQYCDRY; translated from the exons ATGGCACCGCGTCTGGGGCTCTTTCTGATTTGGGCTGGTGTGCCTGTGTTTCTACAACTGCACCCTGTGAatggag CCATCTCCTCTGCTCCTGCCTTTCTTCTAGATGAGCCGCTGCCGGATGTGTACGACCTTCCCGAAACGCCCACTACAACTCCGTCTTACACCATTGCTGGTGCTCAAG TGGAGAAGCCGCATGAGGACGACA GTCCTCCATGTGCTTTCCCATTCACCTATAAACGCAGAATATATTATAAGTGCACGTCAGTGAATTCCGAAAGAGAATGGTGCTCTCTTGATGAAGATTATGTAGGAAGATGGAAAATCTGTAGTGATGGAG ACCGTCCCAAATGTCATTTCCCCTTTATATATCGCGATAAACGATATTTCCGTTGCACAACAGAAGGGAGTGCTTTTGGTTTAGCTTGGTGTTCACTCACTGAATACTTTGAGCGAGAATATGCTTGGCAGTACTGCGAtcggtattaa
- the BSP5 gene encoding binder of sperm 5 precursor, translating into MAPRLGLFLIWAGVPVFLQLHPVNGDEPLPDVYDLPETPTTTPSYTIAGAQVEKPHEDDSPPCAFPFTYKRRIYYKCTSVNSEREWCSLDEDYVGRWKICSDGDRPKCHFPFIYRDKRYFRCTTEGSAFGLAWCSLTEYFEREYAWQYCDRY; encoded by the exons ATGGCACCGCGTCTGGGGCTCTTTCTGATTTGGGCTGGTGTGCCTGTGTTTCTACAACTGCACCCTGTGAatggag ATGAGCCGCTGCCGGATGTGTACGACCTTCCCGAAACGCCCACTACAACTCCGTCTTACACCATTGCTGGTGCTCAAG TGGAGAAGCCGCATGAGGACGACA GTCCTCCATGTGCTTTCCCATTCACCTATAAACGCAGAATATATTATAAGTGCACGTCAGTGAATTCCGAAAGAGAATGGTGCTCTCTTGATGAAGATTATGTAGGAAGATGGAAAATCTGTAGTGATGGAG ACCGTCCCAAATGTCATTTCCCCTTTATATATCGCGATAAACGATATTTCCGTTGCACAACAGAAGGGAGTGCTTTTGGTTTAGCTTGGTGTTCACTCACTGAATACTTTGAGCGAGAATATGCTTGGCAGTACTGCGAtcggtattaa
- the BSP5 gene encoding binder of sperm 5 isoform X2 — protein sequence MAPRLGLFLIWAGVPVFLQLHPVNGAISSAPAFLLDEPLPDVYDLPETPTTTPSYTIAGAQGPPCAFPFTYKRRIYYKCTSVNSEREWCSLDEDYVGRWKICSDGDRPKCHFPFIYRDKRYFRCTTEGSAFGLAWCSLTEYFEREYAWQYCDRY from the exons ATGGCACCGCGTCTGGGGCTCTTTCTGATTTGGGCTGGTGTGCCTGTGTTTCTACAACTGCACCCTGTGAatggag CCATCTCCTCTGCTCCTGCCTTTCTTCTAGATGAGCCGCTGCCGGATGTGTACGACCTTCCCGAAACGCCCACTACAACTCCGTCTTACACCATTGCTGGTGCTCAAG GTCCTCCATGTGCTTTCCCATTCACCTATAAACGCAGAATATATTATAAGTGCACGTCAGTGAATTCCGAAAGAGAATGGTGCTCTCTTGATGAAGATTATGTAGGAAGATGGAAAATCTGTAGTGATGGAG ACCGTCCCAAATGTCATTTCCCCTTTATATATCGCGATAAACGATATTTCCGTTGCACAACAGAAGGGAGTGCTTTTGGTTTAGCTTGGTGTTCACTCACTGAATACTTTGAGCGAGAATATGCTTGGCAGTACTGCGAtcggtattaa
- the BSP5 gene encoding binder of sperm 5 isoform X4 has translation MAPRLGLFLIWAGVPVFLQLHPVNGDEPLPDVYDLPETPTTTPSYTIAGAQGPPCAFPFTYKRRIYYKCTSVNSEREWCSLDEDYVGRWKICSDGDRPKCHFPFIYRDKRYFRCTTEGSAFGLAWCSLTEYFEREYAWQYCDRY, from the exons ATGGCACCGCGTCTGGGGCTCTTTCTGATTTGGGCTGGTGTGCCTGTGTTTCTACAACTGCACCCTGTGAatggag ATGAGCCGCTGCCGGATGTGTACGACCTTCCCGAAACGCCCACTACAACTCCGTCTTACACCATTGCTGGTGCTCAAG GTCCTCCATGTGCTTTCCCATTCACCTATAAACGCAGAATATATTATAAGTGCACGTCAGTGAATTCCGAAAGAGAATGGTGCTCTCTTGATGAAGATTATGTAGGAAGATGGAAAATCTGTAGTGATGGAG ACCGTCCCAAATGTCATTTCCCCTTTATATATCGCGATAAACGATATTTCCGTTGCACAACAGAAGGGAGTGCTTTTGGTTTAGCTTGGTGTTCACTCACTGAATACTTTGAGCGAGAATATGCTTGGCAGTACTGCGAtcggtattaa